Within Mustela lutreola isolate mMusLut2 chromosome 10, mMusLut2.pri, whole genome shotgun sequence, the genomic segment gtatcatgacctgagcagaaatcaagagacagcggcttaactgagccactcaggcacccctggtacaAAAAGTGTTTACCAAaccataaaaagacaaaagagaaatttaaatgcatgtttctaagtgaaagaagccaatcggAAAAGGCTATGTGCTATGTGATCCCaactatgtgacattctggaaaagctaAAACTGTGGAGGCAGCGAaaggatcagtggttgccagggggttGGGGTCAGAATGGGGGtagggatgaataggcagaacacAGAGAATTTGGGGGACAGTGAAAATActccatatgatactcttaatgATGGATACaggtcattacacatttgtcccaAACCACAGTATGTACAATGCCAAGGATGAACTTCTTTATGGGCTTTGGGTCATTATGATGTGCCAGTGGAGAATTCGTCAGTTGTAACAAATACCCATCTGTAGGGGGATGTCAATaaaggggtggggtgaggggattatgcatgtgtgggggcaggggttaTGGGGAATCTCTGTGCCTTCCTCTCCATTtctctgtgaacctaaaacttctctaaaaaaacaaagtctttaatttcaaaaaaaatttttgaatgagcagatttataaaaataagcttCATTATTTGTTTGAAAATCCTCATTAAATATCATAATTCTGAAGTACAATATATACTCCTAGATTCAGTTATTTTCTATAGAAATTTCCTCTTACTCATAgccaaaatgtaaaattttaaaatgacatgtaGTTTCAAATGGGAGAATTATATCATTGACTTTGCTTACtccaattatgaaaaaaaaaagtgttgtaaTTTACCTGTTAATCGCCACCTTTCCCAGCATCAGTCCTCTGTTCATGCAACTCATCAGAAGGTGTTATAAAATAGGTTTAAAACCCACTAAAACTCTTAACTGAGAACTCTTGAAACTGATGAGAaaattgtttcctgtgttttaagTGTGAATTTCTAAGACTTGTTGCATCATTCCCAGCAGCAAAGTCACCCAATGAGAGAACGATTTCcaattattagtttttaaaatgcccTTTCAGAGCATAAGTATTTTTGGAAAAGCAATTATGTTCTTTCTCCTTGTATGAAAAATGCTATTATGTCATCAATGgaacatattttgcatttgctttttcAACAACACCTGTTCAGTAGCATCCTACTGAAAACCTTTTGTTAACACAGGGCAAAAAAAGTCAGCAAATTAGACACTCATCTTTTTGTACAAGAAAAATGCATAGTCTTTAAAATGAGCCAAAGAGGAGAGGACTTTcactgatttcaagacttacagTGTGTACAGTAGTACGGACGACATGGTATCGGTGGAGGGTACCACATAGGTCAATGAAACAAACAGGAGAACTCAGAAACAATGCCCTACAAATAcagccaactgatttttgacaaaggtgtaaAAAGAATTCAATGAAGGTAATAGAATTTTTAATAGATTGTTGTGAAAATATGAAGTCATTTCCAAAAATCCCCAGAAGAACCTCACTCTAAACCTCACAGCTTCCTCACTCAAAACAGAGGCCATATTCCAATGTAAAGCATAAAACTGTAACATAAAGGGTAGTGTAAGAGAAAATTTTCAGGACCTAGAGCTCAGTGAAGAGTTCTTAGACATCACCATGAAGACgattcataaaggaaaaaatggtaaatcagatttcataaaaattaagaacttttgctCCATGACTCTATTAAAACAGTGCAAAGGCAACTACACATTGAGAAAAATATACCAGTCAACTACTTATTCAATAAAGGACTAGGATCTAGAATATGTCAAGAACTCTTGGAACTCAATGGTCTAGAAAAACctaattagggggaaaaaaaaaaggaaaggaatacaattaggaaatgggcaaaagacatgagcaGGCATATCACTAAAGAGGTTAGGCACATCAACAAgtgttcagcatcattagccatCGGATGGCAAATTAAGGACTAAGGCCATGATGAGATATGGCCTTAGTATCACATGCTTCTGAGCACAGCTGAAGTAAGAAATGGCAACAACATGAacgctggtgaggatgtggacaacAGAATCCCCTCTACACTATTGGGGGGAATGTAAAATGGAGCAGCCATTCCAGAAAACATTTTGGCTGGTTCTTAAAACAACTCAACAGGCACTACCATACAGCTTCAGAACTGAGCgcttgggcatttatcccagagaaacgAAAACTTCTGTTCACAAAACTTGGTACTTCTGttcacaaaaacctgtacacaaacagcttttttttatttttttattaacagctttttttgtaatagccccaaactggaaacaacccagatagGCTCCAGGGAGTGAAGGGTTAAAAAAATGGTGGTCCATccacaccatggaatactactcagaaataaaaatgaatgaagtattgatacataGAGCAGCCTACATGGGTCTCCCAGAGAATGATGCTGTGTGAAGACAGCCAACCCCAAAGGCAATATActgtatcattccatttatagaacatgCTTGAATTGAATtacagaaatagagaacagattagtggctGTCAGGGGTGAAGGAGGGGTGGAGGATGGGGAAGAAGAGGTGATGGCTGTGAAAATACAATGTGAGGAATCTCTGTTTTGCACCTTGACAGTATCAAGGTGGATGTCCTGGTTTGGAAACTGTACTAGAATTTTGCAAGCTGTTACCATTGGGGGTAACTGGTGAAAGAATACTTGCAActgcaatgtaaaaaaaaaattaatttaaaaaaaatgtttccgggcgcctgggtggctcagtgggttgagccgctgccttcggctcaggtcatgatctcggggtcctgggatggagtcccgcatcgggctctctgctcagcagggagcctgcttcctcctctctctctctctctctgcctgccgctctgcctacttgtggacaACAGAAtcacctctctgtcaaatgatttctctctgtcaaataaataaataaaatcttttaaaaaaaaataaaaaatatgtttccaATAGAAAGTTGAAGTGGGCTCAGGGGATTTGCTTAAAACCATAATTATATTGCTTTGATATTCATGTAACTCAGAAACTTTCTTTGACTTTGGAGTTTGAAAAAGTAATGGTTAACTTGAATCTTGGAGAAGGAAATAGATGTTAAAATCTTGAGTCTGAAGAAACAGAAGGCAGTTCATGAGAAGAGAGGTGTTTCATCCCCATTATGCAGGTTAGAAACGGAAGTTCAGAAATGTCAGCAACATTCCCATgttcacacagctaataaacGATAAAGGTAGAATTCAGGATAAGGTTCTTCAAAAGAccatattcattttaatatagtACACTAGCtgctagaaagaaaaagattgtaGCTTTAGGGGTGCTttatggttgttgttttttttttttttcagtgagttaaagcctctgccttcagctcaggtcatgatctcagggtcctgggatcgagcccggattgggctctgctcagcggggagcttccccctctctctctctctgcctgcttgtgatctctgtcaaataaataaataaataatcttaaaaaaatgtttccaataaataaatggatagatggGAATTCTCATACTTTCTCCTCTGATCAAAGTGGATCCTCTTAAGACACACCCCTTTTCAGAGATCACTGCGTATTTTGCCAGTTCCCTCTGAGCCCTGGGCCTCTGTAGCTCTTCTCTATGTTCCCTTCAAGCGGTCTTTCTTAAATGCACATTGGCTCGTGTGACTTCCCAAGATCGCTAGTCTGACATGTTGGGCCTTCATGATCTGGCTTTTAAGTCTCTACCCAATATATATGCACCTGGGCACCAACATATACATAACTTCCAAATGTGCAAAAGCCAGTCTGATTCTGAGATACCCAAGGACAGGCACAATGACCTATCTCTGTGTGcttctctcaaatattttaactgttgtggggtttttgggggttttttatggttttttttttttttcttcagtttacttatttattaatttatttaagtaatctctacacccaatgtcaGGCTCAAACTCACCATCCTAACATCGTGAGTAGCATGGTCTTCTGACTGGTCctctaacttttctttctttcttttttcctttctctttcctttttcctttctttcttttccttccttccttcctttctgtactttctctctctctctttttttttttttttttagctttatttaagtaatctctgcacccaatgtggggcttgaactcatgaccccaagatcaagagtcccaagcttttctgacggagccagccagctGCCGCTGATTAACTGATTTCCAGTGCTTATCAGGTTCCCCAGCATGTATTAGGAATACAGGAAATCTTGACTTAAATGATTACTTTTGCCTTGTGCATTGTGCCCTCAGAGTGCAGAGGCATTGATTCTGTGTTACCCTCAGGATACTCACCTGCAATCACTCCTGCCAGGTACACCAGCCCTACTCGCAGGCCTTTGTGGACCATTTCCAAGGGAATACCCAAAGCAAGCTGCATAATGAGATTCCCCACGATGTGCTGAACTCTGCAGAGACAAACACAGTAGTCCCATATTACGACTAACCCACACTGTTGTTTCTTtgggacatgaacaggcattggTGTATTGTTTCTAGTTCAAattccattttctaatttttttaggtgacttttttttctttaataaaaatctcAACACAGTGCCTCAATATGTAAAACCGATAAAAGGACATTTTGGAAGTATCATTTATTTTGTAAGTTCTGTCTTGAAACAGTGACTGACAACATCAAACGATCAGTGATAAGGATGGCTTAAGGAACATAAACTTGAAGTTAGGCTCAGATGACTATTGCCATGTTAGGTCAGCCCCCCGCATCTGATCCTGTTTCTGTAGCATGGTAATGAGAAAATCCTAATTCACACGTATCGAGTTTTAAGTTTCAatagctttgttgttgttgtttttcttctttaagggaGGCTccatacccaacgtggggctggaactctcaaccccgagatcaagagttgcatgtgctactgagccagctgggcaccccaaATTTCAACCGTTTTTTAAACAACTGGTCTTGCAATCTTAggatatacttttatttttaagattttattgatttatcttacagaaagagagagagacagagaccgcgcatgagcagggaggaggagccagagggagagagagaagcagactcctagctgagtagggagcccaatgcggggctcaatccccggaccctggaatcgtgacctgagccaaaggcagatgtgtaactgactgagccacccaggcaccccagggtatttttttataaaacagaGATGGCAAGAGAAACCGCATCCCCAGTTCTGTTTTAAAAAGTCCAGTGGTaagctgctgagcaaggagcctgcttctccctctccttctgcctgctgctccccctgttgtgCGCACTCGcactccctctcattctgccaaataaataattaaaatcttaaaaaataataaagttgaaaaaacaGTTCCCCAGAACGAAAAAGAAAGTTTACACTAGCTGAAGTTAGTATCTCCCATGTACTACAGTTTGGCATATAACATATTTGAGTGCAGGtggtttttatttcagttctgaaagaggtaaaaatatttttaaataaaattcatattttgctTGTCAAAACCCACAGGCATCTCTGAAGAATCTCTGAATGTACTTTGGTACATTCCCACATTCTAGTCATCCTTAGTTTAGTTACAACATaacacaagactttttttttttttttttttttaagagatttcagcttaggggcgcctgggtggctcagtgggttgagcctctgcctttggctcgggtcataatctcagggttctgggactgagccccacatcaggctctctgctcagcagggagcctgcttccccctctctctctgcctgcctctctgcctacttgtgatccttctctctctgtcaaataaataaataaaatctttaaaaaaaaaaaaagaagactatacAGTGAGAGGAGAAAAGGCATAAGGATGAGATCCCCCATCGTAGACCCAGAATAGAAATGCTGacttttttcatcaaattttatcTACCCTTCCAGGTCTAGCTTGAATCCATGACATCTGGGAAACCACCCCCTCTCggatctttctgtctttctgtttctgttacaGTGACTAATCCCACATCCATCTCCTTACCACCTGTCTGCTTCCTTTAGTGAGGCTGGAAGAGCTCATGTTGACTTTGCCAGCCTCTCATAGTAAGGGGCAGCTGTGTCCATGGGTCTGGCCATTGAAATGCAGGACAGAGCAGCACCCGTGGGAGACTAGGAAGAGAGCTACTTTCTTGACGAAAGGGATGAATATCCCCAGCACCTGGTCTACCCTTCCCCTTCCTGCTTTTAATGCCCAGCTATGCTGCCAACTTGCAACCACGAGAGAAAGGTCAAAGGAGAAGCAGATATGCCAGCACAGAACCAAGAGTCTTGGCCTTGTTAAACTGAGGAACTAAGCAAAGAATTGAGGAACTATGACAAAGAATTAACCTCCATTTGTTTAGGgcccattagatttttttttttgttacctaCAGCCAGAAGCATTCTGAACTCCTATACCCCACTATGTGACCTGTCCTACACAGCCTTGAGAATTCTTTTTGAGGgccttactatgtgtcaggcattgcAAAAATTACATTATAACCACAGCCTCATTTAATCACAGCAACCTTATAAAATAGGTGCTGctaccccattttatagatgtggaaactgaggcacaaagaagttaaataactacTGTATACTATAATACTATATGGCCTCCCATTACTATTTAACTGACCTGACCGTTTGCCCTTATAATTTTCAAGTCCTTGAGTGCAGGAACCACATTTGCTCAgaacatgttaaatgaaaaagcaaacaaagtatCCATAGAAACTGGGCAATGAGCAATTTTGTCCTTATTTTTCAAGTCTCTGAGCCCTCTGTCTGTCATGGATGCCTATTTAGCCACTGACCACAGTCATCCTTCAAGATCCAAGGCTGGGTAGGTCATACAGACGAAGCTGGCCTCATCTGAACCCCCAGGCGAAGCGTCTACTGGAGAGGGGGGGCCACAGCAAGCTGCTCATGGTCTGCGGTGGGCATAGTGAATCTTGGGTTCCAAGCAAGGTCACAAAATACTATTAGCATATAAGATACTATAACTAgggactcttgggtggctcagtcagttgggcatctgcctttggctcaggtcatgatcaggatcctggaattgagtcctgcatcgggatccttcctcctcggggagtctgcttctccctctgcctaccacttcccctgctggtgctttcttcctctctttctctttctgataaataaataaaatctatttttttaaaaaaaggaagctgtAACTAAAAAGCACTGCATTGCCCATTGCTCATATCAGTCCAGATGGACCACAGTATTATACACTCCACAAAGCACTCGCAAATTAATTCTCCTTAAGTGTGTGGCAGGGCAGGGACGGAGGGACTGATGATCCATACCCTAAAGGGAATATTTTCACAACATCAAACAACTAGGGGAACATACATGTGCTTTAGTAACGATGGGGTCTCTTCTCACTAATCTCCCTATATAAATGCCAGGATCGGGCAATTACAATGCAATACAAAGTCCACTGGACTTGGAGTTAGCGCGGATAGGTAGAGGTTCTAGCGCTGCAACTTAGCCAAGTGACACAGAGCAAGTAACCACATGCCTGAAGCCTCAGACACAAAGCGGCAGGAGTAATCCTTGCCTCCCGGGGCTGCTGAGGATCAAACAAGATTATGGACGTCTAAGTGCCTTATCAGTAATGAAGCACTGACCCGATGCTGAGAGCTACAAGCACTCGCCGTCACCTTCGACATCAGTGACTTACGGTGGTGTCTTACCCAGCGTGGACCAGCATATAGGAGACAAACCTCCAGGCTTGTTCCCGCTTCTCGGGATTGTAGGTAAAGGGACTCTCCAGGATGCCTGTGTCCAGGGTGATCCACTGTTTCTGAGGCTTCCACACGGCATAGTAAATAAACACCGCCAGCTGCCAGGGCGGGGCAGACAAGAATGTTAACCACCTTCAGCAGAGGGTGACCCCGGAAGAGCCCACGGGCACTACTACTTTGCTCTCAAACACTCAGCTCTCAAGTGGGCCCCTCTGTTGCATGTGCTCAGGAGATGAcaggaattggggcacctgggtggctcagtgggttaaagcctctgccttcagctcaggctatgatcccagggtcctgggattgagcccctcactgggctctctgctcagcggggagcctgcttccccctctctctctctctgcctgcctctctgcctacttgtgatctctctctgtcaaataaataaataaagtttaaaagaagaaaaaaaaaaagacaggaattaAATGTCCTCGCCGTATATCTGACCATGTCACTGGTCATATCCCACTTCTCCAGTGATGAGAAGCAGCCCTAGGCCAAATATAAAGGCTCTTTCCAAACCCCTCTACCCCTTACGTATCCTCCACCCCTATCTTCCCACACCCAACATTTTGTCTTTCACTTCCAAGTTATTATGAAATTAAGTCGCTGCTGGCCTCCAAGGAACAGAATAGGGAAAGGGAACGATAATGACTCTACAGCACAGAAGCCCAGCAAACACGACCTTAACGGAGTGAGGGAGGTTCAGGTTGCCAGGGATGTCATGGGGATGTCCCATACTCCCCAATGTGACATGAGGACAAAGGCACTTCGCCTCTGTATGTTCCTCCCCAAAACCTGTTAATTCCAATCTAATCAGAAGGAAaacctcaggggcgcctgggtggctcagtggattaagcctctgccttcggcccaggtcatgatctcagggtcctgggatcgagccccgcatcgggctctctgctccgcaagggagcctgcttctccctctctctctgcctgcctctctgcctacttgtgatctctgcctgtcaaataaataaataaaatcttaaaaaaaaaaaaaattaaaattaataaaaaaaaaaaaagaaggaaaacctcAGACAAGCCCAGACTGGGCAATTGTCTACAGAAATCTGGCCCGTACTCCTCAAGACTATCAaagtcatgaaaaacaaagacagactGAGACAACTGTCACAGATGAGAGGGCACTGGGGAGCCACAGGAACATACTGCAAGGTGATACTCTGGGTTGGAGGGTacagaagggacagaaaaaaGACATTAATGGAAAAGCTGgtaaaaatgcatattaaaaactCCAAAGGAAGCCTGCAGTTTAGTTAATAGTAGTATACACATGTCAGTCTCTTCATTTTGACAAATGTGCTATGGAAATGTAAGGTATTAACAGTGGGAGAAAGGAAGTGAGACCTACATAGGAACTCTCTGCACTATCTTTGTAACTTTTCTATAAAGCTAAaattaatccaaaataaaaagtttatcccaaaaacttttatttgaaaaacagatcTTTCTGTGAGAGAACAGGCATCCCAGCACCCACCCCACAACTCTTCTATAGAGAACTGCCCTCTCCACAGCACAGACCCCGGTGGTCATGTTCGGTATCATGTGACCTTATCCTATTATTCCCCAATTCCCACACTCACCAAGCACTCCCACACCTGACTGGGCCATGGGTAGGCCCGCCAACCCATAGGCTGGCAGGATAACATGACAGAGTGTGCCAGAAATGTTGATACATTGGGGTTTTCTTTAACTGAGCCATAAGAGGCTAGGTCCCTATGCTGGTTAATGTTGTGTTAACTTGGCGAGACCATGACACTCAGAGAGATTTGATCAAACAtcattctggatgtttctgtgaaggtattttttagatgagatcaacatttaaatcaatagcctttgagtaaagcagattacccccCCATAACGTGTGGCCTCATCAGTTGAAAGCCTTAATAGACCAGACTGACCTCGTCTGAGGGAAAGGGAATTCTGCCAGTATGACTGCCTCTGAACTCCAATGGCAACTCTTACTCCTAGGTCTCCATTCTGCTGGCCTACCCTATATTTTTAACTTGCCAAGCTTCCATAATGGCACAAGCCAATTCCTTCAAATGAACCAATCTCCCTCTCAATATACATGTGTAAataggtagatggatggatggatagagagatatagatgatagatgatagatagataatgttTATGTTTGTGAATGTACACACCCTATTGgttatgtttttctttagaaCCCTAATACAGTccttgataaagaaattgagacaTTGGTGGGAATTAAGAGGATTACATTACATATGGACTTCCTAATGTCCCTGAAGTCACACCCACACATATCTATCCTCCACCCATTCTTTTATGAGACATCATGGTAGGTGCCATGAGGCTCAGAAGAAGCCCAGTCCCAGCCCAGTCACTaaatgtgaccttgggcaagtcattccaGCTCTCTGGGCCTTGCACTCTTTTTCTGGACAACAAAAGGGCTGATGAGATCAGAGTCTGAAAACACACTACTTGCTGCCCACAGTAGgggatcccatttttttttttccctactgaaACCTGGAGGCAGCCCTAGAGCTCTTCTGGTTAGGTGTCTCTGTTGGCTCCACAAAAAGACCTTAACCAATCAGTCTGAGTTGGTTCATAAAACCAAACCAATTTGTGACCCCAAGATTATTTGGTTTCTAAAGCCCCAGCaactaaaatgaaatgaagcCACTGAAAACTATAGTCACTGCTGGGCAGTGAAAAGTAAAACTCAACTCTTGGCTAAAAGCGACTGCAATCATTAGGAAAGACCCAAGGGGGCTCCAGAGAGGGTGAGGTTGAGTTCCGTGTGTGCTGGACTTGCCACCACTAAGCTCTCTTCCTTCCAGTCTCTCCTCTAAATGTGGTTGaagcccctcccccctttcccctGGTCTTGTTGCAATTCCCCAGTGGTACTTGCTCTAGTGCCCACCGCCCAACATACCTCAGCAAGGCTGACGGAGATGATAAAcacagggggtgggaggcagtTAGCTCTCTCCAAGTATGTTCTTCGGACCTTTTCAGGAAGCATCCATTTTGAGACAACCCTATGGACCTTTTTACTCTTGAAGGCTTCACCTCCACCGTCCTCTCTCATTTCCTGCTCTTCTTCCAGCTCTCCTTCCATGTCTCTATCCATATTCAGATTCATATCCTCCATCTCCAAATCATGATCAGCAGCCATTGTCCTGGGTCCTCCCTCCACCTGAAAGGGCCATGAAAGTCAAGGAAAAATAGATAACCTGATAGTCCTTGGGACATGCTCTTTCCTGAGCTCTCCGGTATAACCATTGATGGTTTCTAAGGCCTTTCCTATATACTGATAGAAGGCAACTTAAGATCTGGAGCCCAGATACTTATACTATCCATTCCCTCATCATCTGGCTCAATTGTGGCAAAGTACTAGGGTCTCCCCAAATGAGGGAGAAGACCCCCAGGGATCATTTCTGGTATCATCTATTGCTACCACCTGAAGGATGGACTAGAGCCTTGGAATAGAAACTCTACCTTGTAtaccctttccttcccctctgccacTGACTGTCAAGTCAGCCATCAGCATAAGAGATGCCTTTGTCATAACGTGATACATCTCAGAGCTTACAGCATACGCACTGCATAACTGAACCCAATCTTGTCCACCTGGAGTAAATGGTCTCCTTTCCATTCTTAGGTCTCCTTTCCCTTCTTAGTTTCATCTTGCTTCTACTCAAAGGCCAGACATAGGTCTCTGGTTCTTGATTCAGAATCAAAAACAATTTACTGAGCAACTACTGTGTATCAGGAACTAAGCTGGGGCTTTCCCATCTATTGACTCATTGGACTTCCACAATAACCCCAGAAGGTAGGGTTTTGCAGTCccatttatagattaaaaaaaaaaaaactgagcagcCCAACCTGCACCCCTAAGAAAGATTCAAGCCTACACCTTTCTAAAATACCCGCACTGCCCATTCTTTAGCACACTTGAGGAAGGAAAGCCATTCCTTACTGGTTCTCCAGGCACAAGGTCAATACCCTTGCTGAAACACATCTTCCCAACAACTCTCTGACATCTGGAGCTCTAATTTCCACATTCGGTATCCCCTTGAACTCAATCCTCAGCATTCAATTATTCAagcatttattcagtaaatatctacAAACACCTACTATGTATCAGGCCATCATCTACCCCAAAGTGTTTATAATGTAATGGAGGAGACAGAGGTCgataaaaatcataaagataacTATCATTACACCGTGATAGAGGACACCAAGCAGGTGGATAAGACACCAAGGGACACCTCACTGTAACAGTGAGGACAAATCCATATACTCTGTGCTTTCCCGGTGCCATGCCCTCAACCATGTTCTATCCATTTCCTGTTGGTctgg encodes:
- the RHBDL2 gene encoding rhomboid-related protein 2 isoform X4; the protein is MAADHDLEMEDMNLNMDRDMEGELEEEQEMREDGGGEAFKSKKVHRVVSKWMLPEKVRRTYLERANCLPPPVFIISVSLAELAVFIYYAVWKPQKQWITLDTGILESPFTYNPEKREQAWRFVSYMLVHAGVQHIVGNLIMQLALGIPLEMVHKGLRVGLVYLAGVIAGSLASSIFDPLKYLVGASGGVYALMGGYFMNVLVNFREMIPALGIVRLLIIILINATVIPHLDGYHTCDLAGLLLSSLVSYTPSCIAARMIFQKQTSRYTPGWLSLLRRLPSAQVVIPGSRVPGSHIRLLAQWGTLLLPLPAAPPACPLSLSLANK
- the RHBDL2 gene encoding rhomboid-related protein 2 isoform X1; translation: MSDPFAVCAEEENRPMVEGGPRTMAADHDLEMEDMNLNMDRDMEGELEEEQEMREDGGGEAFKSKKVHRVVSKWMLPEKVRRTYLERANCLPPPVFIISVSLAELAVFIYYAVWKPQKQWITLDTGILESPFTYNPEKREQAWRFVSYMLVHAGVQHIVGNLIMQLALGIPLEMVHKGLRVGLVYLAGVIAGSLASSIFDPLKYLVGASGGVYALMGGYFMNVLVNFREMIPALGIVRLLIIILINATVIPHLDGYHTCDLAGLLLSSLVSYTPSCIAARMIFQKQTSRYTPGWLSLLRRLPSAQVVIPGSRVPGSHIRLLAQWGTLLLPLPAAPPACPLSLSLANK
- the RHBDL2 gene encoding rhomboid-related protein 2 isoform X6; amino-acid sequence: MSDPFAVCAEEENRPMVEGGPRTMAADHDLEMEDMNLNMDRDMEGELEEEQEMREDGGGEAFKSKKVHRVVSKWMLPEKVRRTYLERANCLPPPVFIISVSLAELAVFIYYAVWKPQKQWITLDTGILESPFTYNPEKREQAWRFVSYMLVHAGVQHIVGNLIMQLALGIPLEMVHKGLRVGLVYLAGVIAGSLASSIFDPLKYLVGASGGVYALMGGYFMNVLVNFREMIPALGIVRLLIIILIIGSDMGFALYRRFFVPADGSPQTELPHDI
- the RHBDL2 gene encoding rhomboid-related protein 2 isoform X5 encodes the protein MSDPFAVCAEEENRPMVEGGPRTMAADHDLEMEDMNLNMDRDMEGELEEEQEMREDGGGEAFKSKKVHRVVSKWMLPEKVRRTYLERANCLPPPVFIISVSLAELAVFIYYAVWKPQKQWITLDTGILESPFTYNPEKREQAWRFVSYMLVHAGVQHIVGNLIMQLALGIPLEMVHKGLRVGLVYLAGVIAGSLASSIFDPLKYLVGASGGVYALMGGYFMNVLVNFREMIPALGIVRLLIIILIIGSDMGFALYRRFFVPADGSPLGVCSRRSFSTHEAQKGKWI
- the RHBDL2 gene encoding rhomboid-related protein 2 isoform X3, whose amino-acid sequence is MSDPFAVCAEEENRPMVEGGPRTMAADHDLEMEDMNLNMDRDMEGELEEEQEMREDGGGEAFKSKKVHRVVSKWMLPEKVRRTYLERANCLPPPVFIISVSLAELAVFIYYAVWKPQKQWITLDTGILESPFTYNPEKREQAWRFVSYMLVHAGVQHIVGNLIMQLALGIPLEMVHKGLRVGLVYLAGVIAGSLASSIFDPLKYLVGASGGVYALMGGYFMNVLVNFREMIPALGIVRLLIIILIIGSDMGFALYRRFFVPADGSPVSFAAHVAGGFAGMSIGYTVFSCFDKALLKDPRFWIAIAAYFACVLFAVFFNIFLSPAN